In a single window of the Nitrospirota bacterium genome:
- a CDS encoding tetratricopeptide repeat protein, which produces MQNTETVQITKHRWFPLEVSDIIVLTTIALTLFIYIQVKDFDFINYDDPKYVAQNIHVMKGLSVENIKWAFTTIVDNNWLPLTLITHMIDVQLYGLKPGGHHFTNLILHLFNAVLLFILFSKLLASQWRAAFVSVMFAVTPMHVESVAWVAERKDVLCGFFWILTMLSYSHYAQSRKRAFLVLTTALYAFALMSKPMAVTLPFALLLLDYWPLRRFQSERGFKQLLPLVTEKIPMFVLSAIFSVVTFYAQNTGEVMAKLEYLPIDDRLKNAFIAYLSYFVKLVYPTNMAAIYTIERPAPIVKTLIAISFFVTMTALVIIYAKKAPAFFTGWFWFAGTLVPVIGLVQVGSQSMADRYTYIPSVGLFLAAAMAVPVFSDKVRKIIVAAVFAGITIFLTFTAHKQVSFWKTDIKLFEHAIEVTHNNYIALSNLGAAYMTRKMYDEAEIVLSKSILIERNYPPAYVNLANVYVRMGKFDEAIFNYTIADNLRPNSPYVYNGLGVILMSKGDIKGAEIYFKKALSIDPYYISAMNNLRRISGGKQ; this is translated from the coding sequence ATGCAAAACACTGAAACTGTACAAATAACAAAACACAGGTGGTTTCCGCTTGAAGTATCTGATATAATCGTCCTAACCACAATTGCTCTTACGCTTTTTATATACATTCAGGTAAAAGATTTTGATTTCATAAACTATGACGACCCAAAGTACGTGGCGCAGAATATCCATGTAATGAAAGGCTTAAGTGTTGAAAACATAAAGTGGGCATTTACCACAATAGTTGACAACAATTGGCTCCCGCTGACCCTTATTACGCATATGATTGATGTGCAACTGTATGGACTTAAACCCGGAGGACATCATTTCACAAATCTGATCTTGCACTTGTTTAATGCCGTTTTGTTGTTTATATTATTCAGCAAACTCCTTGCTTCACAGTGGAGAGCAGCGTTTGTCTCTGTGATGTTTGCCGTTACCCCAATGCACGTTGAGTCGGTAGCCTGGGTGGCTGAACGAAAGGACGTGCTTTGCGGATTTTTCTGGATACTGACAATGCTTTCCTATAGCCATTATGCACAGAGCCGTAAGAGGGCGTTTCTGGTTCTTACAACGGCTCTGTATGCGTTTGCCCTGATGTCAAAACCTATGGCCGTAACGCTGCCATTTGCGCTGTTGCTGCTTGATTATTGGCCTCTTCGGAGATTTCAATCTGAGCGTGGGTTTAAACAGCTTTTACCGTTAGTTACCGAGAAAATTCCGATGTTTGTCCTTTCTGCCATTTTCTCCGTTGTGACGTTTTATGCTCAAAACACCGGTGAAGTTATGGCAAAGCTTGAATACCTGCCGATTGATGATCGCCTAAAAAATGCCTTTATTGCGTATTTGTCATATTTCGTAAAGCTGGTGTATCCAACAAACATGGCAGCCATATACACGATAGAGCGTCCGGCGCCAATAGTTAAGACTTTAATAGCAATCTCATTTTTTGTAACTATGACAGCATTAGTTATAATTTATGCTAAAAAAGCGCCGGCATTTTTTACAGGCTGGTTTTGGTTTGCAGGTACTCTTGTGCCGGTAATAGGTCTTGTGCAGGTGGGATCGCAATCTATGGCTGACAGATACACATATATCCCGTCAGTTGGACTTTTTTTAGCGGCAGCTATGGCAGTTCCTGTATTTTCAGACAAAGTACGAAAGATTATAGTTGCAGCAGTATTTGCAGGAATCACCATATTTCTTACCTTCACAGCGCACAAACAGGTTAGTTTCTGGAAAACTGACATAAAGCTCTTTGAGCACGCAATCGAGGTGACGCACAATAACTACATAGCTCTCAGTAACCTTGGCGCAGCCTATATGACAAGGAAAATGTATGATGAGGCTGAAATAGTGCTGTCAAAATCAATCCTGATAGAGAGGAATTATCCTCCTGCATACGTAAATTTGGCCAATGTGTATGTCCGTATGGGAAAATTCGATGAAGCTATATTTAATTATACCATTGCAGATAATTTGCGCCCCAACTCCCCTTACGTTTATAACGGACTGGGTGTTATCCTTATGTCAAAGGGAGACATAAAAGGTGCCGAGATTTACTTTAAGAAAGCCCTTTCCATAGATCCTTATTATATATCAGCTATGAATAATCTGAGAAGAATATCTGGAGGTAAACAATGA
- a CDS encoding DUF1385 domain-containing protein yields MKIGGQAVIEGVMMKSKDLWSVAVRDPKGEIHVKKEQLKPLPKLLKLPVLRGVVALLQSLVLGIKAIEYSAAKAYEGDDKPISPLSMLLTMVSAFVLAIGMFLYLPLYLTKAMGVFVPAVNDSSFVFNAVDGVVRVVFFIIYVYGVSLWKDMRRIFEYHGAEHKVIFAYEAKTGMTLDEIRPFGTHHPRCGTSFLFIVMIMSILIFSLIPKEWSFYMKFASRVVMIPLIAGISYETLRLSAKMSSNPLIRFLIAPGLLLQRITTKEPDDSQVEVALRALLEVLPETGGAINAR; encoded by the coding sequence ATGAAAATAGGCGGTCAGGCTGTTATTGAGGGCGTGATGATGAAATCAAAGGATCTGTGGTCGGTTGCCGTGCGGGATCCTAAAGGGGAGATTCATGTTAAGAAGGAGCAACTTAAGCCTTTACCAAAGCTCCTCAAATTGCCCGTGCTACGCGGGGTTGTGGCTCTTTTGCAGTCCCTTGTCCTTGGCATAAAGGCAATTGAGTACTCAGCCGCTAAGGCTTATGAGGGTGACGATAAACCGATCTCACCTCTGTCTATGCTGCTTACCATGGTCAGTGCTTTTGTGCTTGCAATAGGGATGTTTCTCTATCTCCCTTTGTATCTGACCAAAGCGATGGGAGTTTTTGTGCCAGCCGTTAATGACAGCTCCTTTGTGTTTAACGCTGTGGATGGAGTGGTAAGAGTGGTGTTTTTCATCATCTATGTCTATGGTGTCAGCTTGTGGAAAGATATGCGCAGAATTTTTGAGTATCACGGTGCCGAGCACAAAGTTATCTTTGCGTATGAGGCAAAAACCGGTATGACGCTCGATGAGATACGGCCATTTGGCACACATCATCCTCGATGCGGCACCAGTTTTCTGTTTATAGTTATGATTATGAGCATACTGATTTTCTCATTGATACCAAAAGAGTGGAGTTTTTATATGAAATTTGCCTCAAGAGTGGTTATGATACCGTTGATAGCCGGAATTTCTTATGAAACTCTCAGATTATCAGCTAAAATGAGTTCAAATCCGTTAATACGGTTTTTGATAGCACCGGGGCTGCTTCTGCAGCGCATAACAACAAAGGAGCCTGATGACTCACAGGTTGAGGTAGCTCTGCGCGCTCTTTTAGAGGTACTGCCGGAAACTGGCGGAGCGATTAATGCTCGATAA
- the rpmE gene encoding 50S ribosomal protein L31: MKEGIHPKYNVAKVACACGSTFETRSTRPTITVDICSACHPFYTGKQKIVDAEGRVEKFRRKYATTKK; the protein is encoded by the coding sequence TTGAAAGAAGGAATACATCCGAAGTACAATGTAGCGAAGGTGGCGTGTGCCTGTGGCAGTACTTTTGAGACAAGGTCAACACGGCCAACAATAACAGTGGATATCTGTTCCGCCTGTCATCCGTTTTACACAGGTAAACAAAAAATCGTAGATGCCGAAGGGCGTGTGGAGAAATTCAGGAGGAAGTACGCAACTACAAAAAAATAG
- a CDS encoding leucine-rich repeat domain-containing protein yields the protein MNENELLEVINKAYEDNATELDLSDKEIASLPPEIGKLINLQFLDISKNRLKQLPLEIGKLINLRALVISKNQLTQLSPELGNLNNLQTLVISDNQLNELPPEIGNLNNLQTLSISDNQLNELPPEIGNLANLQHLDIDNNQLNELPPEIGNLNNLKILWIENNQLRQLSPEIGNLTNLQFLYIYNNQLRQLPPEIGNLANLQHLDIHNNQLNELPTEIGNLNNLKILWIENNQLRQLSPEIGNLTNLQTLSISSNQLRQLFPEIGNLTNLQILNIGRNQLTQLPPEIGNLKNLKHFNVKDNPLITPPIEIATKGINAIREYFEL from the coding sequence ATGAATGAAAACGAACTATTAGAAGTAATCAATAAAGCATATGAAGACAATGCAACTGAGTTAGACTTATCAGATAAAGAAATCGCAAGCCTTCCACCAGAGATAGGAAAACTCATTAACTTGCAATTTCTTGATATTTCTAAGAACCGACTAAAGCAGCTTCCCTTAGAGATAGGAAAACTCATTAACTTACGAGCACTTGTTATATCTAAGAACCAACTAACGCAGCTCTCCCCTGAGCTTGGAAATCTTAATAACTTACAAACACTTGTTATATCTGACAACCAACTAAATGAGCTTCCCCCTGAGATTGGAAATCTTAATAACTTACAAACACTTTCTATTTCTGACAACCAACTAAATGAGCTTCCCCCTGAGATTGGAAACCTCGCTAACTTGCAACACCTTGATATTGATAACAACCAACTAAATGAGCTGCCCCCCGAAATTGGAAATCTTAATAACTTAAAAATACTTTGGATAGAGAATAACCAGCTAAGGCAACTCTCTCCAGAAATTGGAAACCTCACTAACTTGCAATTTCTTTATATTTATAACAATCAACTAAGGCAGCTTCCCCCTGAGATTGGAAACCTCGCTAACTTGCAACACCTTGATATTCATAACAACCAACTAAATGAGCTGCCCACCGAGATTGGAAATCTTAATAACTTAAAAATACTTTGGATAGAGAATAACCAGCTAAGGCAACTCTCTCCAGAAATTGGAAACCTCACTAACTTGCAAACGCTTTCTATTTCTAGTAACCAACTAAGACAGCTCTTTCCAGAAATTGGAAACCTCACTAACTTGCAAATTCTTAATATTGGTAGAAACCAACTAACGCAGCTTCCCCCCGAGATTGGAAATCTTAAAAACCTTAAACATTTTAACGTCAAAGATAACCCTCTTATAACCCCGCCCATAGAGATAGCAACAAAGGGCATTAATGCCATAAGAGAGTATTTTGAGTTATAA
- a CDS encoding CinA family protein — protein sequence MISGIPKEEVENVIALCSDIISDALKKGITISTAESCTGGMIAGFLTAISGSSQVFLGGVVAYSNALKQKVLGVSSETLKNHGAVSSETALEMVRGVMELTGASLSVSVTGVAGPGGGSNEKPVGQVCFAVKSSNGQEEVLTCQFPGDRERVRFESAKKALLLLRSILSKTISTSGS from the coding sequence ATGATTTCAGGCATACCTAAAGAAGAGGTAGAAAATGTAATTGCGCTCTGTAGCGACATTATAAGTGATGCGCTTAAAAAGGGAATCACCATATCAACAGCCGAGTCATGCACAGGAGGAATGATAGCAGGGTTTTTAACGGCCATATCCGGCAGCTCTCAGGTTTTTTTGGGAGGAGTTGTTGCCTATAGTAATGCCTTAAAGCAGAAGGTGCTTGGTGTTTCATCCGAAACTTTAAAAAACCACGGGGCAGTAAGCTCTGAGACCGCTCTTGAGATGGTAAGAGGGGTAATGGAGCTTACGGGAGCATCCCTGAGTGTATCAGTAACTGGAGTAGCCGGTCCAGGCGGAGGCAGCAATGAAAAACCGGTCGGACAGGTATGTTTTGCTGTTAAAAGTTCTAATGGACAGGAGGAGGTTCTGACTTGCCAGTTTCCGGGAGACAGGGAAAGAGTACGATTTGAATCGGCAAAGAAAGCGCTACTTCTGCTTAGGAGCATTCTGTCAAAGACCATCTCAACGTCTGGATCGTAA
- a CDS encoding glycosyltransferase family 39 protein, whose translation MMERSVYTKTAVCFFLITAILIIYSEATHFGFVDYDDNLYVSQNRIVLSGLNRHSLMWVATAIVDSNWLPLTLISHMTDVSLYGSNIGGHHITNIILHTASSILLFVIVQLMTGNLIASAFTAALFAVHPAHVESVAWISERKDVLSTLFWMLALLSYVLYAKKPHTKRYLCALCFFVLSLMSKPMAVTFPFVLLLFDFWPLRRFNFTSTANEGRSLFWLIAEKIPFFIFSAVSSFITYRIQIGSDEPFEAIPLVLRLKNAIVTYVKYVYIMFYPHGLSPLYPLQKAIPLSHVLLSVAVLAIVTIVSLKNVKKSPWLLTGWLFYLGTLFPVAGVVQIGLHSMADRYTYIPYIGLFIMLSMSLPKPKTSRQTAMLFLAITLVVIIFSVVSKKQVHYWKDDFTLFGHAAQVTQGNYVALYNIGTAYALRGNFSLSKQYLSEAIRINPDYVQSHINLAFVLLNENHITDAIYYYNEAIKKNPLLYTALNGMGMAYMAEGKAVDAKRSFIMALNLNPYFSIARENLEAAQSKIKEMGNKNAKH comes from the coding sequence GTGATGGAACGCTCAGTTTATACTAAGACAGCAGTTTGCTTTTTTCTGATTACGGCAATATTAATTATATATTCCGAGGCTACGCACTTTGGATTTGTTGACTATGACGATAACCTCTATGTAAGCCAAAACCGTATTGTTCTGTCGGGTTTGAACCGCCATTCGTTAATGTGGGTAGCTACGGCAATTGTTGACAGCAACTGGCTTCCGCTTACTCTTATATCACACATGACAGATGTGTCCCTCTATGGCAGCAACATTGGCGGACATCATATAACAAACATAATACTCCACACAGCAAGCTCAATACTTCTCTTTGTAATTGTGCAGCTAATGACCGGTAATTTAATTGCGAGCGCTTTTACTGCAGCCCTGTTTGCCGTTCACCCGGCGCATGTGGAATCTGTCGCATGGATTTCCGAAAGAAAGGACGTGCTGAGTACGCTTTTCTGGATGCTTGCCCTGCTTTCATATGTTTTGTATGCTAAAAAGCCCCACACTAAAAGATATCTTTGTGCTCTGTGTTTTTTTGTACTGTCACTGATGTCAAAACCTATGGCTGTCACATTTCCTTTTGTGCTTCTACTGTTTGATTTCTGGCCGCTCAGGCGCTTTAATTTCACAAGCACCGCTAATGAAGGTAGATCGTTATTTTGGCTTATTGCAGAGAAAATTCCATTTTTTATTTTCTCGGCTGTATCGAGTTTTATTACCTACAGGATTCAGATTGGCTCAGATGAACCCTTTGAGGCGATCCCTCTTGTCCTAAGGCTTAAAAATGCTATTGTAACGTATGTAAAATATGTTTATATAATGTTTTACCCACATGGCCTTTCACCTCTGTATCCGCTTCAAAAAGCCATTCCCCTCAGCCATGTTCTTTTATCGGTAGCAGTATTAGCCATTGTAACTATAGTTTCACTAAAGAATGTGAAAAAATCCCCGTGGCTTTTGACAGGTTGGTTATTTTATCTTGGCACACTGTTTCCGGTAGCAGGAGTTGTTCAGATAGGGCTTCATTCAATGGCAGACAGATACACTTATATCCCGTACATTGGGCTTTTCATTATGCTCTCTATGTCACTCCCTAAACCAAAAACCAGCAGGCAAACAGCTATGCTGTTTTTAGCTATAACCCTTGTTGTAATAATTTTTAGCGTGGTTTCTAAAAAACAGGTACATTACTGGAAAGATGATTTCACACTGTTTGGACACGCTGCACAGGTTACTCAGGGTAACTATGTGGCACTGTACAACATTGGCACAGCTTATGCTTTAAGGGGGAATTTTTCACTTTCTAAACAGTACCTCAGTGAGGCTATAAGAATAAACCCTGATTATGTGCAATCTCACATAAACCTTGCATTCGTACTGTTAAACGAAAACCATATTACGGACGCTATTTATTATTATAACGAGGCGATAAAGAAAAACCCGCTGCTTTATACGGCGTTAAACGGGATGGGTATGGCCTATATGGCAGAGGGAAAAGCAGTGGATGCTAAGAGGAGTTTTATAATGGCTCTTAACTTAAATCCGTATTTCAGCATAGCCCGTGAAAATTTAGAGGCTGCACAAAGTAAAATAAAAGAAATGGGAAACAAAAATGCAAAACACTGA
- the prfA gene encoding peptide chain release factor 1, whose translation MLDKLKSIETRYEELRSKLAEPEVMASHKDSLKYSKECSDLEPIVGKITEYKKVLSDIEEAEEVLRSASDDDFKELAKDELEELRVKRPELENNLKLMLLPKDPRDERSVVLEIRAGTGGEEAALFVTDLFRMYSRYAEGRNWKVDVIDSNPTGLGGNREMVAGISGKGAYSRLKYESGVHRVQRVPVTEASGRIHTSAATVAVLPEAEEIDFKIDEKDLRVDTFCSSGPGGQGVNTTYSAIRIVHIPTGVTVQCQDERSQLKNKLRAMKVLRSRLYDMELEKIEKERADNRKSQVGTGDRSERIRTYNFPQNRVTDHRIGLTLHKLNLILEGAIDEIVDALNTQDEAIKLKELTTIS comes from the coding sequence ATGCTCGATAAACTTAAAAGCATAGAGACACGGTATGAGGAGCTACGCAGTAAGCTTGCCGAGCCTGAGGTGATGGCATCCCACAAGGATTCCCTTAAGTATTCAAAGGAGTGTTCCGATCTTGAGCCAATAGTAGGAAAAATCACGGAATATAAAAAGGTGCTTTCTGATATAGAGGAGGCTGAGGAGGTGCTTCGGAGTGCTTCGGATGATGATTTCAAGGAACTGGCTAAAGATGAATTAGAGGAGCTAAGGGTAAAGAGGCCTGAGCTTGAAAATAATCTTAAACTCATGCTGTTGCCTAAGGACCCACGCGATGAAAGAAGTGTGGTGCTTGAAATACGGGCAGGCACGGGCGGCGAGGAGGCAGCCCTCTTTGTCACAGATTTATTCAGAATGTACAGCCGTTACGCTGAGGGCAGGAACTGGAAAGTGGACGTTATAGACTCTAACCCGACAGGACTGGGCGGCAACCGCGAGATGGTTGCAGGAATATCTGGCAAGGGCGCTTATAGCCGCCTAAAATACGAAAGCGGCGTGCACAGAGTACAAAGGGTGCCGGTGACTGAGGCATCGGGCAGGATTCACACCTCGGCTGCCACTGTAGCAGTGCTGCCGGAGGCTGAGGAGATAGATTTTAAGATTGATGAAAAGGATTTAAGAGTCGATACGTTTTGCTCCTCAGGCCCAGGCGGCCAGGGAGTCAACACCACATATTCGGCAATCAGAATTGTCCACATCCCAACAGGTGTAACAGTGCAGTGCCAGGATGAGCGTTCTCAGCTTAAAAACAAATTACGGGCGATGAAAGTTCTCCGTTCGAGGCTTTATGATATGGAGCTGGAAAAGATAGAGAAAGAACGCGCTGACAACAGAAAATCTCAGGTCGGTACAGGCGACCGAAGTGAACGCATAAGAACTTACAATTTTCCGCAAAACCGGGTAACAGACCACAGAATCGGTCTGACTCTGCACAAGCTAAACCTTATTCTTGAGGGCGCAATTGACGAAATCGTTGATGCTCTGAACACACAGGATGAGGCCATTAAACTTAAAGAGTTAACAACCATTTCCTAA